Proteins encoded together in one Micromonospora kangleipakensis window:
- a CDS encoding trypsin-like peptidase domain-containing protein: MQPVGPYRFTEALGVCQVGTAWWAVDGQDRLVTVAMLEGAAAADPPWREAFANAANAMAQAPGGQRYVNADLAAAHPWVAYPSEEGIGAQRLFQTLGMDLHPLESRADVLIPATGTVSAPSQPVAGAPLSVSGPPDPTLGPPHVPWAMHAAVVPQQQGPEAVPTSPAPAAKSTDSPPADPFPAPVRRIEPSGTAGRGTGLWLTVTALVLGIVAAFGGVSAWAGGRGGTTPSAAVPAVFPTDAPAAAGLRPWGQFTPSSPQERALAVAGPSLVFIEAVVTGYLRDRTTNALVRTSPTVFNRRCTGFVINPDGYVLTSSSCVKPSEEVARQVALDAVAQALVRERKLDAGAVPGYISANLAKTRFTGIDATAEPSIQLSVQFNNAKGNVIGDPAAPGELVKAQAADTGNVALVKLGRQNLPAAEFNPSATVTDAGSLLIAGFGTDDSGSRNATYTPRAKMAKIAGVGRRGSLSTWRIGDDLGRASHGGIAIDPAGRVIGMLDQDLTRPDRANRVVVPASAFTGVMGDAGVTGALGEPDRLYRSGLDAYFTGRYPTAVAQLGTVVEREPGNPLAQAYRENALNRQQMEAVPASAPAWAWWLLAGAGGALLILLVLLVATLGRRYR; the protein is encoded by the coding sequence ATGCAGCCGGTTGGTCCGTACAGGTTCACCGAGGCGCTCGGCGTCTGCCAGGTGGGCACGGCGTGGTGGGCCGTCGACGGGCAGGATCGGCTGGTGACGGTGGCCATGCTCGAGGGCGCCGCGGCGGCCGACCCGCCCTGGCGGGAGGCGTTCGCCAACGCGGCGAACGCGATGGCCCAGGCGCCGGGCGGGCAACGCTACGTCAACGCCGACCTCGCCGCCGCCCACCCCTGGGTGGCGTACCCCTCAGAGGAGGGGATAGGTGCCCAGCGCCTCTTCCAGACCCTCGGCATGGACCTGCACCCCTTGGAGTCGCGCGCCGACGTCCTGATCCCGGCGACCGGCACGGTTTCCGCGCCGTCGCAGCCGGTCGCCGGGGCGCCGCTGTCGGTCTCCGGCCCGCCGGACCCGACCTTGGGCCCACCCCACGTCCCGTGGGCGATGCACGCCGCCGTGGTCCCGCAGCAACAGGGCCCGGAGGCCGTCCCGACGTCGCCCGCCCCGGCCGCGAAGTCCACCGACTCCCCGCCGGCCGACCCCTTCCCAGCGCCGGTACGCCGCATCGAGCCTTCCGGGACAGCCGGGCGCGGCACCGGGCTGTGGCTCACGGTCACCGCTCTCGTCCTGGGGATAGTCGCCGCGTTCGGTGGCGTCTCCGCCTGGGCCGGGGGCCGCGGCGGGACGACTCCGTCCGCGGCGGTGCCCGCGGTCTTTCCGACCGACGCCCCGGCTGCCGCCGGGCTCCGGCCCTGGGGGCAATTCACGCCGTCGAGCCCGCAGGAGCGCGCACTCGCAGTCGCCGGGCCGTCGCTGGTTTTCATCGAGGCGGTGGTCACCGGCTACCTGCGCGACCGGACGACCAACGCCCTCGTGCGCACGTCCCCGACCGTCTTCAACCGTCGGTGTACTGGGTTCGTGATAAACCCGGACGGCTACGTCCTCACGAGCAGTTCCTGCGTGAAGCCGTCAGAGGAGGTCGCGCGGCAGGTCGCCCTCGACGCGGTCGCCCAGGCACTGGTGCGGGAGAGGAAGCTCGATGCCGGTGCAGTGCCGGGCTACATCTCGGCCAACCTCGCGAAGACCCGATTCACCGGGATCGACGCGACCGCCGAGCCGAGCATCCAGCTCTCCGTACAGTTCAACAACGCCAAGGGCAACGTCATCGGCGACCCGGCCGCCCCAGGCGAGCTGGTCAAGGCGCAGGCGGCCGACACGGGCAACGTCGCGCTGGTGAAGCTGGGCCGGCAGAACCTGCCCGCAGCAGAGTTCAACCCTTCGGCGACGGTCACCGACGCCGGTTCCCTGCTGATCGCCGGGTTCGGCACGGACGACAGCGGGTCCCGCAACGCCACCTACACGCCCCGAGCGAAGATGGCGAAGATCGCCGGTGTGGGGCGGCGGGGCAGCCTGTCGACGTGGCGGATCGGAGACGATCTCGGTCGCGCCTCTCACGGCGGCATCGCGATAGACCCGGCCGGCCGCGTCATCGGCATGCTCGACCAGGACCTGACGCGACCCGACCGAGCGAACCGAGTGGTGGTACCGGCGTCAGCCTTCACCGGCGTGATGGGCGACGCCGGGGTGACCGGTGCCCTGGGCGAGCCGGACAGGCTCTACCGCAGCGGGCTCGACGCGTACTTCACCGGCCGGTACCCGACCGCCGTCGCTCAGCTCGGGACGGTCGTCGAGCGGGAGCCCGGCAACCCGCTGGCGCAGGCGTACCGGGAGAACGCCCTCAACCGGCAGCAGATGGAGGCCGTCCCGGCCAGCGCGCCCGCCTGGGCCTGGTGGCTGCTCGCGGGAGCGGGCGGTGCCCTGCTGATCTTGCTTGTGCTGCTGGTCGCGACACTGGGTCGGCGGTACCGATGA
- the bcp gene encoding thioredoxin-dependent thiol peroxidase: MTDRLNPGDPAPEFTLPTDTGGTLSLADLRGRKVILYAYPAAMTPGCTKQACDFRDSLASLQTAGYEVVGISPDKPEKLAKFRERDAITFPLVADTDKAVLTAYGAYGEKQMYGKTVTGVIRSTFVIDEDGKIERAFYNVKATGHVAKLRRDLGLD, encoded by the coding sequence ATGACCGACCGCCTCAATCCCGGCGACCCCGCGCCCGAGTTCACCCTCCCCACCGACACCGGCGGGACGCTCTCCCTGGCCGACCTCCGTGGCCGCAAGGTCATCCTGTACGCCTACCCGGCCGCCATGACCCCCGGCTGCACCAAGCAGGCCTGCGACTTCCGCGACTCGCTCGCCTCCCTCCAGACCGCCGGCTACGAGGTGGTCGGCATCTCCCCCGACAAGCCGGAGAAGCTGGCCAAGTTCCGGGAGCGCGACGCCATCACCTTCCCGCTGGTCGCCGACACCGACAAGGCGGTGCTGACCGCGTACGGCGCGTACGGCGAGAAGCAGATGTACGGCAAGACCGTCACCGGCGTGATCCGCTCGACCTTCGTCATCGACGAGGACGGGAAGATCGAGCGCGCGTTCTACAACGTCAAGGCCACGGGGCACGTCGCCAAGCTCCGCCGGGACCTCGGGCTGGACTGA
- a CDS encoding O-antigen ligase family protein gives MAIVGVLLVQVLLETWVQVLSGPGSEDVRGHVESGAAWLEQLRNVLYLALAVITLVKVAMDRQWARFRTGADLALLVLGLVMVLAGVVNDSSVGLIGQGILVYFRGVLVFYAFRAADLDRVMIRRVLLVAAFVVGLNVLLALMQMLLGQPAYRAVGVADMAWADQGRAQGLQPHPDYLGHLLGLALLGFVAWVAVHPRVRFGWWAVAALVALALSASQSGESLLGVLVAGTLIAVLVKGNRRRVLGVCLIVVLCTVAHIVATTDDHAGWERRLGSAFSGSYHQLGVAGRTSPPATGSAPMPSGAPALEREIRVLDVQQAADILPRQPLLGFGIGQFGGLVAEKSNPDWHRNPKFGPDVLSPAGVPAPQVDSFWLHLVMEAGVIGLIAYVIWLFFVVRPLLPRTARGPRRTTRTPPVAAVWGVAAMVFACIVATLSPAFEGALLPPLFWTILGVAWWAWRRSREEEASVYTAETAMLPVVRDRSDVSDIDTRILATDEILALALRARRRTDGR, from the coding sequence GTGGCGATCGTCGGCGTCCTGCTGGTGCAGGTGCTTCTCGAAACCTGGGTGCAGGTCCTCAGCGGACCGGGCAGCGAGGACGTCCGGGGCCACGTCGAGAGCGGGGCCGCATGGCTCGAGCAGCTCAGGAACGTTCTCTACCTGGCGCTCGCCGTGATCACGCTGGTGAAGGTCGCCATGGACCGGCAGTGGGCACGGTTCCGTACCGGGGCGGACCTCGCTCTGCTCGTGCTCGGTCTGGTGATGGTGCTGGCCGGTGTCGTCAACGACTCCTCGGTGGGTCTGATCGGCCAAGGGATCCTCGTCTACTTCCGCGGTGTGCTGGTCTTCTACGCATTCCGGGCGGCCGACCTCGACCGCGTCATGATCCGTCGGGTGCTGCTCGTGGCGGCCTTCGTCGTCGGACTCAACGTGCTGCTCGCGCTGATGCAGATGCTGCTGGGTCAGCCGGCATACCGCGCCGTCGGCGTGGCGGACATGGCCTGGGCGGACCAGGGCAGGGCCCAGGGCCTGCAACCCCACCCGGACTACCTCGGACATCTGCTCGGACTCGCCCTGCTCGGCTTCGTCGCCTGGGTGGCGGTGCACCCGCGGGTCCGCTTCGGCTGGTGGGCGGTGGCGGCCCTGGTGGCGCTGGCGCTGTCGGCCAGCCAGTCCGGTGAGTCGCTGCTGGGTGTGCTCGTCGCAGGGACGCTGATCGCCGTCCTCGTGAAGGGGAACCGGCGCCGGGTACTCGGCGTCTGCCTCATCGTGGTGCTCTGTACCGTGGCGCACATCGTCGCGACCACGGACGACCACGCCGGATGGGAACGGCGGCTGGGCAGTGCCTTCTCCGGCAGCTACCACCAGCTCGGCGTCGCAGGCCGGACGAGCCCGCCGGCGACCGGGTCCGCGCCCATGCCCAGTGGAGCCCCGGCCCTGGAGCGGGAGATCCGGGTGCTCGACGTGCAGCAGGCCGCCGACATCCTGCCCCGCCAGCCACTCCTCGGGTTCGGCATCGGCCAGTTCGGCGGCCTCGTCGCCGAGAAGAGCAACCCCGACTGGCACAGGAACCCGAAGTTCGGCCCGGACGTCCTGAGCCCCGCCGGCGTTCCGGCACCGCAGGTTGACTCGTTCTGGCTGCACCTCGTCATGGAGGCCGGCGTCATCGGGCTGATCGCGTACGTGATCTGGCTTTTCTTCGTTGTCCGCCCGCTGCTGCCCCGGACGGCCCGCGGCCCCAGGCGTACCACCCGTACGCCGCCCGTGGCGGCGGTGTGGGGCGTCGCCGCGATGGTCTTCGCCTGCATCGTCGCCACCCTCTCGCCCGCCTTCGAGGGGGCACTTCTGCCGCCCCTGTTCTGGACGATCCTCGGTGTTGCCTGGTGGGCCTGGCGCCGTTCCCGGGAGGAGGAGGCGTCGGTCTACACCGCGGAGACCGCCATGCTGCCGGTCGTCCGCGACCGGTCGGACGTCAGCGACATCGACACCCGAATCCTCGCCACCGACGAGATCCTGGCCCTCGCCCTGCGGGCACGGCGGCGGACCGACGGACGGTGA
- a CDS encoding sugar transferase, translating into MPRVTWHRPYVLWLLLLDLLAALAASRTAVSLLEEADAGFRDPAAPGRVDGVFVLVANLGIPVGWLLLLAACGAYDRRALGIGTEELKRVVRADIAMAATVSLLALGFKKDLSRLTVLLVVLAALLYTLLGRFVARCVLHHLRRTGPHASQKILLVGKLSDALALYDVAVRNPGAGLRPIAIHLPHHPRPGEAVTAPVPVYVGWELVPLVQEIGADTIAVCGPASLESYELRKLAWQIEGTGLDLVVVPQVTDVTGPRIHVRPIDGLPLLTVEEPTLSGLSLVAKATLDRITALVGLILLSPVLLGIALTIKLTDPGPVMFRQTRIGHKGKAFKVWKFRTMYTDAEQRLEALKEQNESDGLLFKIRDDPRVTPIGKHLRALSLDELPQLINVLTGQMSLVGPRPLPTDDDDYQGDVRRRLLVRPGITGLWQISGRSDLSWDDAVRLDLHYVDNWSLAYDLGILWRTVSVVLARRGAY; encoded by the coding sequence ATCCCCCGGGTGACCTGGCACCGGCCGTACGTCCTCTGGCTGCTCCTGCTCGACCTGCTCGCCGCCCTCGCCGCCAGCCGGACCGCGGTCAGCCTGCTCGAAGAGGCCGATGCCGGATTCCGTGACCCGGCCGCACCCGGCAGGGTCGACGGGGTCTTCGTGCTGGTGGCCAACCTTGGCATCCCGGTTGGATGGCTGTTGCTGCTGGCCGCCTGCGGCGCGTACGACCGCCGGGCGCTGGGCATCGGCACCGAGGAGCTCAAGCGGGTGGTGCGGGCCGACATCGCGATGGCCGCCACCGTGTCCCTGCTGGCGCTCGGCTTCAAGAAGGACCTGTCCCGCTTGACGGTGCTCCTCGTCGTCCTGGCCGCCCTGCTCTACACGCTGCTGGGTCGGTTCGTGGCCCGCTGCGTGCTGCACCATTTGCGCCGGACCGGGCCGCACGCGTCGCAGAAGATCCTGCTGGTGGGGAAGCTCTCCGACGCGCTGGCCCTCTACGACGTGGCCGTCCGCAACCCCGGGGCCGGGCTGCGTCCGATCGCCATCCACCTGCCGCATCATCCGCGCCCCGGCGAGGCGGTCACCGCGCCCGTCCCGGTCTATGTGGGCTGGGAGCTGGTGCCGCTCGTGCAGGAGATCGGCGCGGACACCATCGCCGTCTGCGGGCCGGCCAGCCTGGAGTCGTACGAGCTGCGCAAGCTGGCCTGGCAGATCGAGGGCACGGGCCTGGACCTGGTCGTGGTGCCCCAGGTCACCGACGTCACCGGTCCCCGCATCCACGTCCGCCCGATCGACGGCCTGCCGCTGCTGACCGTGGAGGAACCGACCCTGTCCGGCCTGTCGCTGGTGGCCAAGGCGACACTCGACCGGATCACCGCGCTGGTCGGTCTGATCCTGCTGAGCCCGGTGCTGCTCGGCATCGCGCTCACCATCAAGCTGACCGACCCGGGGCCGGTGATGTTCCGGCAGACCCGCATCGGGCACAAGGGCAAGGCATTCAAGGTCTGGAAGTTCCGCACCATGTACACCGACGCGGAGCAGCGGCTGGAGGCGCTGAAGGAGCAGAACGAGAGCGACGGGCTGCTCTTCAAGATCCGTGACGATCCACGGGTCACCCCGATCGGCAAGCACCTGCGCGCGCTGTCGCTGGACGAGCTGCCTCAGCTGATCAACGTGCTGACCGGCCAGATGTCGCTGGTCGGCCCGCGGCCGCTGCCCACCGACGACGACGACTACCAGGGGGACGTGCGGCGGCGACTGCTGGTCCGCCCCGGCATCACCGGGCTCTGGCAGATCTCCGGCCGGTCCGACCTCAGCTGGGACGACGCGGTGCGCCTGGACCTGCACTACGTCGACAACTGGTCCCTGGCCTACGACCTCGGGATCCTGTGGCGCACGGTGAGCGTGGTGCTGGCCCGGCGCGGCGCCTACTAG
- a CDS encoding energy-coupling factor ABC transporter permease, whose protein sequence is METLAMHISNGIIDGPVAAVFAAFAFAVLTLCVLRARRDLDDRLAPMAGLVAAFIFAVQMLNFPIFTAGVSGHLLGGALAALLVGPWVGALCVAVVLVVQALVFGDGGVAMLGLNITNMAILGTVAAYLLIALLLRVLPRTPAGLGVTAFVSGLVSVLVASQGFVLQYWLGGTTDLGGNLAGLAGTMAGVHLLIGVGEGLITATTVVTVAKVRPDLVYALRALKPAAPAAAVPVAGGAR, encoded by the coding sequence GTGGAAACCCTGGCGATGCACATCTCGAACGGGATCATCGACGGTCCCGTCGCCGCGGTCTTCGCCGCCTTCGCGTTCGCCGTGCTCACCCTCTGCGTGCTGCGCGCCCGCCGCGACCTGGACGATCGGCTGGCCCCGATGGCGGGCCTGGTGGCCGCGTTCATCTTCGCCGTGCAGATGCTCAACTTCCCGATCTTCACCGCCGGGGTGAGCGGTCACCTGCTCGGTGGCGCGCTCGCCGCGCTGCTGGTCGGCCCGTGGGTGGGCGCGCTCTGCGTGGCCGTGGTCCTGGTCGTGCAGGCGCTGGTCTTCGGCGACGGCGGGGTGGCCATGCTCGGCCTCAACATCACCAACATGGCGATCCTCGGCACCGTTGCGGCGTACCTGCTGATCGCGCTGCTGCTGCGGGTGCTGCCGCGTACCCCGGCCGGGCTCGGTGTCACCGCGTTCGTGTCGGGCCTGGTCAGCGTGCTCGTCGCCAGTCAGGGCTTCGTCCTGCAGTACTGGCTGGGTGGCACCACCGATCTGGGCGGCAACCTCGCCGGGCTGGCCGGCACGATGGCCGGCGTCCACCTGCTGATCGGCGTCGGCGAGGGCCTGATCACCGCCACCACGGTGGTCACCGTCGCGAAGGTCCGCCCCGACCTGGTGTACGCGCTGCGCGCCCTGAAGCCGGCCGCGCCGGCCGCCGCCGTCCCGGTCGCCGGGGGTGCCCGGTGA
- a CDS encoding PDGLE domain-containing protein — protein MRKRNWGFVLGGLLVVLLLAGVVSNYASAHPDGLDSSLLKGCTVNADGEITGGSCPAQRTRDHELADSPLADYGIRGVDNRFLSTGLSGVLGVLLTFALGGGLFWLARRHAPAASAGSDSAGAGASGDDPAGDSDPADAGQRAARAG, from the coding sequence GTGAGGAAGCGCAACTGGGGCTTCGTCCTCGGCGGCCTGCTGGTCGTCCTGCTGCTCGCCGGGGTGGTCAGCAACTACGCCTCGGCGCACCCGGACGGGCTGGACTCGTCCCTGCTCAAGGGCTGCACGGTGAACGCCGACGGCGAGATCACCGGCGGCAGCTGCCCGGCCCAGCGAACGAGGGACCACGAGCTCGCCGACAGCCCGCTGGCCGACTACGGCATCCGGGGCGTGGACAACCGGTTCCTCTCCACCGGCCTCTCCGGCGTGCTGGGCGTGCTGCTCACCTTCGCCCTCGGCGGCGGCCTCTTCTGGCTGGCCCGCCGGCACGCCCCCGCGGCTTCCGCCGGGTCGGACTCCGCCGGCGCCGGAGCGTCGGGCGACGATCCGGCCGGCGACTCCGACCCGGCCGACGCCGGGCAGCGCGCGGCCCGCGCCGGCTGA
- a CDS encoding LCP family protein: MSYRGQYVDPQPFHHPLDQVDGPSQLEPGERQRPRRRWKRIVLITALVVALLGGGGLVAGGIYLKSVESGIDRVDAFAGVPEEGRPVAGAQGAQNILMLGSDSRDPEKTSGSRTDTIIVAHLPADRKSAQLISIPRDTWVPVPRSADGQHGGRDAKINAAFAWAGVPLMVQTVEKFTGVRIDHVAMIDFAGFKDIIDALGGVEVNVEKSFTSIHPPYRSFTAGLQQLDGEAALDYSRQRKQFADGDFARIRHQQQVIKAILDKAASGGILTNPAKLNSFVKATSNSVSVDKNMSLLDMANQMRGVRGSNLSFLTSPTKGTGRRGSESVVLADPERVDACYDAVRRDAVEEIKQYARK; this comes from the coding sequence ATGTCGTATCGCGGTCAGTACGTCGATCCTCAGCCTTTTCACCATCCGCTGGACCAGGTCGACGGTCCGTCTCAGTTGGAACCGGGTGAGCGGCAACGACCCCGGCGCCGGTGGAAGCGGATCGTCCTGATCACCGCGTTGGTGGTGGCGCTACTTGGAGGCGGCGGCCTGGTCGCCGGAGGGATCTATCTGAAGTCCGTCGAGTCCGGCATCGATCGGGTCGACGCCTTCGCTGGCGTGCCCGAGGAGGGGCGCCCGGTGGCCGGGGCCCAGGGCGCACAGAACATCCTGATGCTGGGCAGCGACTCCCGTGACCCGGAGAAGACCTCGGGGTCGCGGACGGACACGATCATCGTGGCCCACCTTCCCGCCGACCGGAAGAGCGCTCAGCTGATCTCCATCCCCCGGGACACCTGGGTGCCGGTGCCGCGATCGGCGGACGGTCAGCACGGCGGGCGGGACGCGAAGATCAACGCTGCCTTCGCCTGGGCCGGCGTCCCGCTCATGGTGCAGACGGTGGAGAAGTTCACGGGGGTCCGGATCGACCACGTGGCGATGATCGACTTCGCCGGCTTCAAGGACATCATCGACGCCCTCGGCGGCGTGGAGGTCAACGTGGAGAAGTCGTTCACCTCGATCCACCCGCCGTACCGTTCCTTCACGGCCGGGCTGCAGCAGCTCGACGGCGAGGCGGCGCTGGACTACTCCCGCCAGCGCAAGCAGTTCGCGGACGGGGACTTCGCCCGAATCCGGCACCAGCAGCAGGTGATCAAGGCGATCCTGGACAAGGCCGCCTCCGGTGGCATCCTCACCAACCCGGCGAAGCTGAACTCCTTCGTCAAGGCGACGTCGAACTCGGTGTCGGTGGACAAGAACATGTCGTTGCTGGACATGGCGAACCAAATGCGCGGGGTTCGCGGCAGCAACCTGTCCTTCCTCACCAGCCCGACGAAGGGCACCGGCCGGCGGGGCAGCGAGAGCGTGGTGCTGGCCGACCCCGAGCGGGTTGATGCCTGCTACGACGCGGTACGCCGGGACGCGGTCGAGGAGATCAAGCAGTACGCCCGTAAGTGA
- a CDS encoding glycosyltransferase family 2 protein, which produces MALPPAIPAESLGGAVRRPLPYGHIPPLPGIDAPTVGLAEPVRRVAPAISVCIAVRDRPALLVKSVRSILAGGFADYEVVIVDDGSSVPVQEGLAEAGLLADERIRLVRQRPSGISAARNTALRVARGRYVTVLDSDDELAQDGLSRIHEFLTRTRARWIYTDYEELASASGRVIRLPSYPSPRRMLWSVLIRPRLPFKHSGMTMERELLVGLGGYDEGTPIKVDVELVLRALANGVHLTHLAHPVVQFHRHGGNISRKRLAGLAVWYRLINTYSRPRIPGLALTMVSVRAVSELGKSLVTALDK; this is translated from the coding sequence ATGGCCCTTCCCCCCGCCATCCCGGCCGAGTCGCTGGGTGGCGCCGTGCGGCGTCCCCTGCCGTACGGGCACATACCGCCCCTACCGGGAATCGACGCGCCCACCGTCGGTCTGGCCGAGCCGGTCCGCCGCGTTGCACCCGCAATCTCGGTCTGCATCGCCGTCCGCGACCGCCCGGCCCTGCTGGTCAAGTCCGTGCGCAGCATCCTCGCTGGCGGGTTCGCCGACTACGAGGTGGTCATCGTGGACGACGGCTCCTCCGTGCCGGTGCAGGAGGGGCTGGCGGAGGCGGGCCTGCTCGCCGACGAGCGGATCCGGCTGGTACGGCAGCGGCCCTCGGGCATCAGCGCCGCCCGCAACACCGCGCTGAGGGTCGCCCGTGGCCGGTACGTCACCGTTCTCGACTCCGACGACGAGCTTGCCCAGGACGGCCTGAGCCGGATCCACGAGTTCCTCACCCGCACCCGAGCCCGCTGGATCTACACCGACTACGAGGAGCTCGCCAGCGCCTCCGGCCGGGTCATCCGGCTGCCGTCCTACCCGTCCCCCCGGCGGATGCTCTGGTCGGTGCTGATCCGGCCCCGCCTGCCGTTCAAGCACTCGGGGATGACGATGGAGCGGGAGCTGCTGGTCGGGCTCGGCGGGTACGACGAGGGCACCCCCATCAAGGTGGATGTGGAACTGGTACTGCGTGCCCTGGCAAATGGGGTCCACCTGACCCACCTGGCGCACCCCGTGGTGCAGTTCCACCGGCACGGCGGCAACATCAGCCGCAAGCGTCTCGCTGGCCTGGCGGTCTGGTACCGGCTGATCAACACCTACAGCCGCCCACGAATCCCAGGCCTGGCGCTGACCATGGTGTCGGTCCGCGCGGTGAGCGAACTGGGCAAGTCGCTGGTCACTGCTCTCGACAAGTGA
- a CDS encoding HNH endonuclease signature motif containing protein, translated as MVRYKYTPEVLAEAAASEHSIAGVMRALGVRISGGSHAHISRQLKRFGIDTSHFTGSAHNKGQRGPRRTSSSQLLLRLPTGFRRTPGTRLRWALHDIGVPEECEECGVGPTWRGRALTLHVDHVNGDFLDNRPPNLRILCPNCHSQTDTYAGRNKSGRSPGDQGSATPSDLARSSPAASGGPGGGSDRSAGFQINLELPARRDRHPSCPGEPRARSAEFR; from the coding sequence GTGGTTCGGTACAAGTACACGCCTGAGGTGCTCGCCGAGGCCGCCGCGAGCGAGCACAGCATTGCCGGGGTGATGCGGGCGCTCGGTGTGCGGATCAGCGGCGGGTCGCACGCGCACATCAGCCGACAGTTGAAGCGCTTCGGCATCGACACCTCGCACTTCACCGGCAGTGCGCACAACAAGGGGCAACGCGGCCCACGACGGACCAGCTCGTCGCAGTTGCTGCTACGTCTGCCGACCGGGTTCCGCCGCACACCTGGCACTCGTTTGAGATGGGCACTGCACGACATCGGCGTCCCAGAGGAGTGCGAGGAGTGCGGCGTCGGACCGACCTGGCGTGGGCGGGCACTCACCCTGCACGTGGATCACGTGAATGGCGACTTCCTCGACAACCGGCCACCCAACTTGCGGATACTCTGTCCGAACTGTCACAGCCAGACCGATACCTACGCCGGTCGGAACAAGAGCGGTCGTTCTCCGGGCGACCAAGGCTCAGCCACCCCATCGGACCTCGCCCGCAGTTCGCCCGCCGCTTCCGGTGGACCAGGTGGAGGATCTGATCGCTCCGCAGGCTTTCAGATCAACCTCGAACTTCCCGCACGCCGAGACCGTCATCCGTCATGCCCTGGCGAACCCAGAGCTCGGTCCGCGGAATTTCGCTGA
- a CDS encoding GNAT family N-acetyltransferase — MSQVSLRFTLDPDLTPALREQIVSLWVDVTNAGGAVGFVAPVTAAEVRPMAEATFADIADGPDRLLVGYEGDRPVGILVICDNRFHLKTHYRVLKRVMVHPDTQGHGYGAALMREAERLGHELGLAGLHVTVRGGLGLESFYDRLGYREVGRLPGALRLAPGDDRDEVFMWLDLHRPAA; from the coding sequence ATGTCGCAGGTGAGCCTGCGTTTCACACTGGATCCCGATCTCACCCCCGCGCTGCGCGAGCAGATCGTCTCCCTCTGGGTGGACGTCACCAACGCCGGCGGCGCGGTGGGCTTCGTCGCCCCGGTGACCGCGGCCGAGGTACGGCCGATGGCCGAGGCCACCTTCGCCGACATCGCCGACGGGCCGGACCGGCTGCTGGTCGGCTACGAGGGCGACCGGCCGGTCGGCATCCTGGTGATCTGCGACAACCGGTTCCATCTCAAGACGCACTACCGGGTGCTCAAGCGGGTGATGGTCCACCCCGACACCCAGGGCCACGGGTACGGCGCCGCGCTGATGCGCGAGGCCGAGCGGCTCGGTCATGAACTGGGCCTGGCGGGGCTGCACGTGACCGTCCGGGGCGGGCTCGGCCTGGAGTCGTTCTACGACCGGCTCGGCTACCGGGAGGTGGGCCGGCTGCCCGGCGCGCTGCGGCTCGCTCCCGGCGACGACCGGGACGAGGTCTTCATGTGGCTCGACCTGCACCGCCCGGCGGCCTGA
- a CDS encoding O-methyltransferase, with protein sequence MDATKLRRAIARTPLAPVAAFPKRLARVARHDAKVLRTSARWLVTSREHHNYTYELTKLSRHHLAWFVSVVCDVPVKQVRAYLNEIETDEELRGHIERATAAASRRGLADKHVRYARRIGWYAIVRARKPAHVVETGVDKGLGSCVLAAALLRNTAEGHPGRLTSLDINPEAGYLARATPWADVVDLVIGDSVASIGALDRPVDLFLHDSDHSRVHEKSEFEAVEAKLAPGAMLLTDNVTVTNVLAEHAERTGRRFLAYRETPARHWYPGDGIGVAW encoded by the coding sequence GTGGACGCAACGAAACTCCGGCGGGCCATCGCCCGTACCCCGTTGGCTCCGGTCGCCGCCTTCCCGAAGCGGCTGGCCCGGGTCGCCCGGCACGACGCCAAGGTGCTGCGCACCTCCGCCCGCTGGCTGGTCACCTCGCGTGAGCACCACAACTACACGTACGAGCTGACCAAGCTGAGCCGGCACCACCTCGCCTGGTTCGTCAGCGTCGTCTGCGACGTCCCGGTCAAGCAGGTCCGGGCCTACCTCAACGAGATCGAGACCGACGAGGAGCTGCGCGGGCACATCGAGCGGGCCACCGCCGCCGCGTCCCGCCGCGGCCTGGCCGACAAGCACGTCCGGTACGCCCGTCGGATCGGCTGGTACGCCATCGTCCGCGCCCGCAAGCCCGCACACGTCGTCGAGACCGGCGTGGACAAGGGGCTGGGCAGCTGCGTGCTGGCCGCCGCGCTGCTGCGCAACACCGCCGAGGGGCACCCCGGCCGGCTCACCTCGCTGGACATCAACCCCGAGGCCGGCTACCTGGCCCGGGCGACGCCCTGGGCCGACGTGGTCGACCTGGTGATCGGGGACTCGGTCGCCTCGATCGGCGCGCTGGACCGCCCGGTCGACCTGTTCCTGCACGACAGCGACCACAGCCGGGTGCACGAGAAGAGCGAGTTCGAGGCCGTGGAGGCGAAGCTCGCCCCCGGCGCGATGCTGCTCACCGACAACGTCACCGTCACCAACGTCCTCGCCGAGCACGCCGAACGGACCGGGCGACGCTTCCTCGCCTACCGCGAGACACCGGCCCGGCACTGGTATCCGGGCGACGGGATCGGGGTGGCCTGGTGA